A part of Deltaproteobacteria bacterium genomic DNA contains:
- a CDS encoding FHA domain-containing protein — protein sequence MMKLIIEDDEGRKTVVPLVRDEITIGRQDGNTIRLTERNVSRRHARLLKENGNVLIEDLGSYNGVRVNGEKITGRTRIKEGDLVEIGDYDLGIQGKLDAPVMTPAAGTTRPPTIPPGGLKPPRPPTLPPQAMPGALGAAQAAFASEKTAPAVQAPIPPPAVTPNPTAGGATAIIRVSDLSKAGPQVEARDLERSEMPRLVGLAGPFRGKEFYLMRTEVKFGRTDENDIVADHQSVSRAHARFVLDEGHWKVIDNKSANGVRVNGDEYAVSSLKPGDVLELGHLKFRFCAPGEKFSPPPEKGENGAQKGGLKPTTAELIAGAQGRTPSSAARKAGSRGRLAVILAALVAVGAAAFFLTRSRKPASPEEATGEDAVKAGDALFKQRKYVAAMEMYEKAGSSPTPNRKKAAEEARGEEVYNALRAAIAAGDGDKARNLFERCSAESTYWCQQTQEQADQVKAVYANKHLANANSLKSAGKLDACAAEASNVLAFDSGNAQALALQSQCRPQEAAKTESAREEGPSPKEREVKASRLAQASSNKLVARDFGGAVKDAQAALAQSPKDKNTLMLSYRSLGYGYAYLNDKGNAVKWLEKYLPYCTNDCDQVHAFIGK from the coding sequence ATGATGAAGCTGATCATCGAGGACGACGAGGGTCGAAAGACCGTCGTCCCACTGGTACGCGACGAGATCACCATCGGACGGCAGGATGGGAACACCATTCGCCTGACCGAGCGGAACGTCTCGCGCCGCCACGCACGGCTTCTCAAGGAGAACGGGAACGTCCTGATCGAGGATCTGGGCTCGTACAACGGCGTCCGCGTCAACGGCGAGAAGATCACCGGACGGACGCGGATCAAGGAAGGGGACCTGGTCGAGATCGGCGACTACGATCTGGGCATCCAGGGGAAGCTCGACGCGCCCGTGATGACGCCCGCGGCCGGCACCACGCGTCCGCCGACGATTCCTCCCGGCGGACTCAAGCCGCCCCGTCCCCCCACCCTGCCGCCGCAGGCCATGCCGGGCGCACTTGGAGCGGCACAGGCCGCGTTCGCGTCGGAGAAGACGGCTCCGGCCGTACAGGCGCCGATCCCGCCGCCCGCGGTGACGCCCAATCCGACGGCCGGAGGCGCGACCGCCATCATCCGCGTGTCGGACCTTTCCAAGGCAGGTCCCCAGGTAGAAGCGCGCGACCTCGAGCGATCCGAGATGCCGCGGCTGGTGGGACTCGCGGGGCCGTTCCGCGGCAAAGAGTTCTACCTCATGCGCACGGAGGTGAAGTTCGGACGCACGGACGAGAACGACATCGTCGCCGACCACCAGTCCGTCTCGCGAGCACACGCCCGTTTCGTGCTCGACGAGGGGCACTGGAAGGTGATCGACAACAAGAGCGCCAATGGCGTGCGCGTCAACGGCGACGAGTACGCGGTGTCGAGCCTGAAGCCGGGCGACGTCCTCGAGCTGGGCCATCTCAAGTTCCGCTTCTGCGCGCCGGGGGAAAAGTTCTCCCCGCCGCCGGAGAAGGGCGAGAACGGCGCGCAGAAAGGCGGCCTCAAGCCCACCACCGCCGAGCTGATCGCAGGAGCGCAGGGGCGCACGCCCTCTTCCGCGGCGCGCAAGGCCGGCAGTCGGGGAAGGCTTGCGGTCATTCTCGCCGCGCTGGTCGCCGTCGGCGCAGCCGCGTTCTTCTTGACGCGCTCCCGCAAGCCGGCAAGCCCCGAAGAAGCTACCGGCGAGGACGCGGTGAAGGCTGGCGACGCGCTCTTCAAGCAGCGCAAGTACGTCGCCGCGATGGAGATGTACGAGAAGGCCGGCAGCAGCCCGACGCCGAACCGGAAGAAGGCGGCGGAAGAGGCGCGCGGTGAGGAGGTCTACAACGCGCTGCGCGCGGCGATCGCCGCGGGCGACGGCGACAAGGCGCGCAACCTCTTCGAGCGCTGCTCCGCGGAGTCGACGTACTGGTGCCAGCAGACGCAGGAGCAGGCCGACCAGGTGAAGGCCGTCTACGCCAACAAGCATCTCGCCAACGCGAATTCGTTGAAGTCAGCGGGGAAGTTGGACGCCTGCGCCGCCGAGGCGAGCAACGTGCTCGCCTTCGACAGCGGCAATGCGCAGGCGCTTGCGCTGCAGAGTCAGTGCCGGCCGCAGGAGGCGGCGAAGACGGAGTCGGCGCGCGAGGAAGGGCCGAGCCCGAAGGAGCGCGAGGTCAAGGCGTCGCGGCTCGCGCAGGCCTCGTCGAACAAGCTGGTGGCGCGCGACTTCGGCGGGGCGGTGAAGGACGCGCAGGCGGCGCTGGCCCAATCGCCAAAGGACAAGAACACGCTGATGCTCTCGTACCGCAGCCTCGGGTACGGATACGCGTACCTCAACGACAAGGGCAACGCGGTCAAGTGGCTGGAGAAGTACCTCCCGTACTGCACCAACGACTGCGACCAGGTGCACGCCTTCATCGGGAAGTGA
- a CDS encoding FHA domain-containing protein, with product MKLIIEDDEGHKTVVPVVRDEITIGRNDGNIVRLAEKNVSRQHGRLLRESGHYYIEDLDSFTGIRVNGEKIAGKHVVQDGDLIQISEYDLILEEGPDDRAPPPPVPQIDTEAQARRMAETATIRLSDLRPADVEVPAQDVPPGQRAKLVGISGKHRGEELVLGRSPIRLGRSDENDLQIEHPSISRKHLRLHLDNGTWKVMDAESRNGVRVNGEPYAQIGLRHGDVLEVGHLRYAFVEPGRAFQLPPELTPLASAPLASPPTRTGLWVGIGIASVALLAAAIFLILRNRADAEIAQRLRVQRAEKLRVAQELVAAHRYTEAYQNLDSARRLGASAAELKDVDAVERESRAEDLYREMETAIAAQDWDRARKLFEALSATQTFHGAKAAEKADVVKNAYVNAHLGTAVRLRGNDNAGCLAEAQLALLANPQNAEARALTEACKAPAASAAPARPPRTAPARVAAAPRAFDEAEARRLLTEGNQKLLAQDLSAAIVLYQKALTLKPGKSVLAGLYRSMGIAFTRQGNMEEGAHYYRLYLPLCGNASERAQLQKVLDDYDVRRR from the coding sequence ATGAAGCTGATCATCGAAGACGATGAGGGGCACAAGACCGTCGTTCCCGTCGTCCGTGACGAGATCACCATCGGCCGCAACGACGGGAACATCGTCCGGCTCGCCGAGAAGAACGTCTCGCGGCAGCACGGCAGGCTGCTGCGCGAGTCGGGGCACTACTACATCGAGGACCTGGACAGCTTCACCGGCATCCGCGTCAACGGCGAGAAGATCGCCGGAAAGCACGTCGTGCAGGACGGCGATCTGATCCAGATCAGCGAGTACGATCTCATCCTCGAGGAAGGTCCCGACGACCGGGCGCCGCCTCCGCCGGTTCCGCAGATCGACACCGAGGCGCAAGCCCGGAGGATGGCCGAGACCGCCACCATCCGTCTCTCGGATCTGCGCCCGGCGGACGTGGAGGTCCCCGCGCAGGACGTTCCGCCGGGGCAGCGGGCGAAGCTGGTCGGCATCTCCGGCAAGCATCGCGGCGAGGAGCTGGTGCTCGGCCGCAGCCCCATCCGCCTCGGCCGGTCCGATGAAAACGATCTGCAGATCGAGCACCCGTCGATCTCGCGCAAGCACCTGCGCCTCCACCTCGACAACGGCACCTGGAAGGTGATGGACGCGGAGTCGCGCAACGGCGTCCGCGTGAACGGCGAGCCGTATGCGCAGATCGGCCTGCGCCATGGCGACGTTCTCGAGGTGGGCCACCTGCGGTACGCCTTCGTCGAGCCCGGGCGCGCCTTCCAGCTCCCGCCGGAGCTGACGCCTCTGGCATCGGCCCCCCTGGCGTCGCCGCCCACGCGCACCGGCCTCTGGGTAGGCATCGGCATCGCCAGCGTTGCGCTGCTGGCTGCGGCGATCTTCCTCATCCTGCGGAATCGGGCCGATGCGGAGATCGCGCAACGCCTTCGGGTGCAACGCGCCGAGAAGCTCCGCGTGGCGCAGGAGCTCGTGGCCGCGCATCGGTACACCGAGGCGTACCAGAACCTCGACTCCGCGCGCCGGCTGGGCGCGAGCGCGGCGGAGCTCAAGGATGTGGATGCGGTGGAGCGGGAGTCCCGCGCCGAGGATCTCTACCGGGAGATGGAGACCGCCATCGCAGCGCAGGATTGGGATCGGGCGCGCAAGCTGTTCGAGGCGCTCTCCGCGACCCAGACGTTCCATGGTGCAAAGGCGGCGGAGAAGGCCGATGTCGTCAAAAATGCCTACGTCAACGCTCATCTCGGCACCGCTGTCCGCCTCCGCGGCAACGACAACGCCGGCTGCCTCGCGGAAGCCCAACTCGCCCTTTTGGCAAATCCGCAGAACGCCGAGGCCCGCGCGCTCACCGAAGCATGCAAAGCTCCGGCGGCGTCGGCAGCGCCGGCCCGGCCCCCGCGCACCGCTCCTGCTCGCGTCGCTGCCGCACCCCGCGCATTCGACGAGGCGGAAGCGCGGCGGCTGCTCACCGAAGGGAACCAGAAGCTGCTCGCGCAGGATCTCTCCGCGGCGATCGTGCTGTACCAGAAGGCGCTCACGCTAAAGCCGGGCAAGTCCGTTCTCGCCGGGCTATATCGGAGCATGGGCATCGCCTTCACCCGGCAAGGGAACATGGAAGAGGGCGCGCACTATTACCGGCTTTATCTCCCACTTTGCGGCAATGCATCCGAAAGGGCGCAGCTGCAGAAGGTCCTCGATGATTACGATGTCCGAAGGCGCTGA
- a CDS encoding response regulator, with the protein MDIRTLVVDDDQDSCDLIERILKREGYRVATLTDPRKVEDELRKADIHLAIVDLKMPDLSGLDVAQIIKRHDSDCSVILMTGYATLDSAVSALRYGVVDYLRKPVREDELLGSVNRALAAKGLSLLPEEELHRNIGTCIRDLRKKRSLTLKQLAKRTGLSVSLLSQIERAESSASVTSLYKIAHALKIRLPELFARV; encoded by the coding sequence GTGGATATCCGCACTCTGGTGGTCGACGACGATCAGGATTCCTGCGACCTGATCGAGCGCATCCTCAAGCGGGAGGGATACCGCGTCGCGACGCTCACCGACCCACGCAAGGTGGAGGACGAGCTGCGCAAGGCGGACATCCATCTCGCCATCGTCGATCTGAAGATGCCGGATCTCTCCGGGTTGGACGTCGCGCAGATCATCAAGCGGCACGACTCCGACTGCTCCGTGATCCTCATGACCGGGTACGCGACGCTGGACTCGGCGGTGAGCGCGTTGCGGTACGGCGTCGTCGACTACCTCCGCAAGCCGGTCCGCGAGGACGAGCTGCTCGGCTCGGTGAACCGGGCGCTGGCGGCGAAGGGACTCTCGCTGCTGCCGGAAGAGGAGCTGCACCGGAACATCGGCACCTGCATCCGCGACCTGCGCAAGAAGCGCTCGCTGACGTTGAAGCAGCTGGCGAAGCGGACCGGGCTGTCGGTGTCGCTGCTGTCGCAGATCGAGCGGGCGGAGAGCAGCGCCAGCGTGACCTCGCTGTACAAGATCGCGCACGCTCTCAAGATCCGCCTGCCGGAGCTGTTCGCGCGCGTCTGA
- a CDS encoding biotin/lipoyl-binding protein, whose amino-acid sequence MPDVPAHITGTVWKIEKKVGDEVKAGDVLVILESMKMEMPVEAPEDGRVAEIRCKETQPVSEGDVLVVLK is encoded by the coding sequence ATGCCCGACGTCCCCGCCCACATCACCGGCACCGTCTGGAAGATCGAGAAGAAGGTCGGCGACGAAGTGAAGGCCGGCGACGTGCTGGTGATCCTCGAGAGCATGAAGATGGAGATGCCCGTCGAGGCGCCCGAGGACGGGCGGGTCGCGGAGATCCGGTGCAAGGAGACGCAGCCGGTCAGCGAGGGGGACGTGCTGGTGGTGCTCAAGTAG
- a CDS encoding biotin carboxylase, producing the protein MFEKILIANRGEIACRVARAARALGVKTVAVFSDADAKALHVEACDEAVRLGPPPARESYLDGAKILAAARQMGARAIHPGYGFLSEQAEFAEACAQAGIVFVGPPPGAMRAIKDKAQARSVMRAAGVPVVPGSEGHVGEEVGAKAAASSLGYPLLVKAAAGGGGIGMQVARDEQELMKALRACSDRARASFGKDAVYLERYFERPRHVEVQILGDGRLTLAAGARECSIQRRHQKVIEEAPPPAFDLPEPRPRVLRKLLDAGLCAARAVGYANAGTCEFLLVGDEVYFIELNARLQVEHPVTEATTGLDLVQLQLRIAAGEKLPLGQDDLRPRGHAIECRINAEDPVKFFPSPGPVKRFDAPVPADGTFHDGVRIDAGYRAGDTVTPYYDSLLAKMIAFADTRDQAIARMRGALERFSIEGVKTNIPTHLKVLASDAFARGEFDTHFLERL; encoded by the coding sequence TTGTTCGAAAAGATCCTCATCGCCAATCGCGGCGAGATCGCCTGCCGCGTGGCGCGAGCGGCCCGGGCGCTTGGTGTCAAGACTGTCGCCGTCTTTTCCGACGCGGACGCGAAGGCGCTCCACGTCGAGGCGTGCGACGAGGCGGTGCGCCTGGGACCGCCGCCGGCGCGGGAGAGCTATCTCGACGGAGCGAAGATTCTCGCCGCTGCCCGGCAGATGGGAGCACGCGCCATCCATCCCGGCTATGGCTTCCTTTCTGAGCAGGCGGAATTCGCCGAGGCCTGCGCGCAGGCGGGCATCGTGTTCGTGGGCCCGCCGCCCGGTGCGATGCGCGCGATCAAGGACAAGGCGCAGGCGCGCTCGGTGATGCGGGCCGCGGGCGTTCCGGTGGTGCCGGGCTCGGAGGGGCATGTCGGCGAGGAGGTCGGCGCGAAGGCCGCGGCGTCGTCGCTCGGATATCCGCTGCTGGTGAAGGCGGCGGCGGGCGGCGGCGGCATCGGGATGCAGGTCGCGCGCGACGAGCAGGAGCTGATGAAGGCGTTGCGGGCATGCTCGGATCGGGCGCGCGCCTCGTTCGGGAAGGACGCCGTGTACCTCGAGCGGTACTTCGAGCGGCCACGCCACGTCGAGGTGCAGATCCTCGGCGACGGCCGATTGACGCTGGCGGCGGGGGCGCGGGAGTGTTCCATCCAGCGGCGGCACCAGAAGGTCATCGAGGAGGCGCCGCCTCCGGCGTTCGATCTACCCGAGCCGCGACCGCGGGTGTTGCGCAAGCTCCTCGACGCGGGCCTTTGCGCGGCGCGGGCAGTGGGGTACGCGAACGCGGGCACCTGCGAGTTCCTGCTGGTCGGCGACGAGGTGTACTTCATCGAGCTCAACGCGCGCCTCCAGGTCGAGCATCCGGTGACGGAAGCGACCACGGGACTCGATCTCGTGCAGCTCCAGCTGCGGATCGCCGCCGGCGAGAAGCTCCCGCTGGGGCAAGACGATCTGCGTCCCCGCGGCCACGCCATCGAGTGCCGGATCAACGCCGAGGATCCGGTGAAGTTCTTCCCCTCGCCGGGACCGGTGAAGCGCTTCGATGCTCCCGTGCCGGCCGACGGGACGTTCCACGACGGCGTCCGGATCGACGCCGGCTATCGCGCCGGCGACACCGTGACGCCGTACTACGACTCGCTGCTCGCCAAGATGATCGCCTTTGCGGACACGCGCGACCAGGCCATCGCGCGCATGCGTGGAGCGCTGGAGCGCTTTTCCATCGAGGGCGTGAAGACCAACATTCCCACCCACCTGAAGGTCCTCGCGAGCGACGCCTTTGCGCGCGGCGAATTCGACACCCATTTCCTGGAGAGGCTCTGA
- the ftsZ gene encoding cell division protein FtsZ translates to MNEMTGELGAKIKVVGVGGGGGNALNTMILAGLTGVDFIAANTDCQALQHNRAATKIQLGAMVTKGLGAGANPEIGRQAALEDREKIAAALEGADMVFVTAGMGGGTGTGGAPIIADIARGVGALTVGVVTKPFMFEGKRRLKQADHGIAELKNTVDTLITIPNQRLLAVADEKTTLLDTFKKADEVLLNAVQGISDLITIPGLINVDFADVRTIMSNMGVALMGTGTATGETRAMVAARAAVESPLLEDVQIDGATGILINITGGGNMTLVEVNQACSLIQEAAHEDANIIFGSVIDDAMGDRLKITVIATGFTTRDARRIERLDATRQVRGPTQGTLAMPQTTEPAGPRHAAPQRTPEIHRAATPPPAPPRVTPAPPQKPVRHLSWEELRQLTGASEDELDVPTFLRNGE, encoded by the coding sequence ATGAACGAGATGACGGGTGAGCTCGGCGCGAAGATCAAGGTGGTCGGCGTCGGCGGAGGGGGCGGCAACGCTCTGAACACGATGATCCTCGCCGGCCTCACCGGCGTGGACTTCATCGCCGCGAACACCGACTGCCAGGCGCTCCAGCACAACCGCGCGGCCACCAAGATCCAGCTCGGCGCGATGGTGACGAAGGGACTGGGCGCCGGCGCGAACCCGGAGATCGGGCGGCAGGCGGCGCTCGAGGACCGCGAGAAGATCGCGGCGGCGCTGGAGGGGGCGGACATGGTGTTCGTCACCGCCGGCATGGGCGGCGGGACCGGCACGGGCGGCGCGCCGATCATCGCCGACATCGCCCGCGGCGTGGGAGCGTTGACCGTGGGCGTGGTCACCAAGCCCTTCATGTTCGAGGGCAAGCGGCGGCTGAAGCAGGCCGATCACGGAATCGCCGAGCTGAAGAACACCGTCGACACGCTGATCACGATCCCAAACCAGCGCCTGCTCGCCGTCGCGGACGAGAAGACGACGCTGCTCGACACGTTCAAGAAGGCTGACGAAGTCCTGCTCAACGCGGTGCAGGGCATCTCCGATCTGATCACCATTCCCGGACTGATCAACGTCGACTTCGCCGACGTGCGCACGATCATGAGCAACATGGGCGTGGCCCTGATGGGCACCGGCACCGCGACGGGAGAGACGCGGGCGATGGTCGCCGCGCGGGCGGCGGTGGAAAGCCCGCTCCTCGAGGACGTGCAGATCGACGGCGCCACCGGCATCCTGATCAACATCACCGGCGGCGGGAACATGACCCTCGTCGAGGTGAACCAGGCCTGCTCGCTGATCCAGGAGGCCGCCCACGAGGACGCGAACATCATCTTCGGAAGCGTGATCGACGACGCGATGGGCGACCGGCTCAAGATCACGGTGATCGCCACCGGCTTCACGACGCGCGACGCGCGGCGGATCGAGCGGCTGGATGCGACCCGGCAGGTGCGCGGACCGACGCAGGGAACGCTGGCGATGCCTCAGACGACGGAACCGGCCGGACCGCGTCACGCGGCGCCGCAGCGGACGCCGGAGATCCACCGCGCGGCGACGCCTCCTCCGGCTCCGCCGCGGGTGACGCCGGCGCCTCCGCAGAAGCCGGTGCGGCACCTCTCGTGGGAAGAGCTGCGGCAGCTCACCGGAGCGTCGGAGGACGAGCTGGATGTCCCGACGTTCCTGCGCAATGGGGAGTAA
- the ftsA gene encoding cell division protein FtsA, which yields MAQKKGEIVVGLDIGTTKICCIVGEVNPGGIDVIGIGTHPSRGLRKGVVINIEATVSSIHKAVEEAELMAGAEISAVYAGIAGGHIRGFNSQGVVAVKDKEVKQGDLERVLDAARAINIPQDREILHVLPQEYIIDEQDGIREPLGMSGVRLEAKVHIVTAAVSSAQNIVKCCGRTGLQVADIVLEPLASAEAVLAEEEKELGVALVDIGGGTTDLAIFSGGAIQHTSVIPLGGNHLTNDIAVGLRTPMVEAEKIKVKFGSAQSASLDKDDTIEVPSVGGRAPRVLNRRILCEIIEPRVEELFQLIHREIQKAGQEDLLASGAVLTGGTTNLHGMPELAEEVLGLPVRRGLPRGIGGLTDVVKSPQHATAVGLLLYGARQGTQNRAYLGAGDGASIRERFLSWVKELF from the coding sequence ATGGCGCAGAAGAAGGGCGAAATCGTCGTCGGGCTCGACATCGGGACCACCAAGATCTGCTGCATCGTCGGCGAGGTCAATCCCGGCGGGATCGACGTGATCGGCATCGGCACGCACCCCTCCCGCGGGCTGCGCAAAGGCGTGGTGATCAACATCGAGGCGACGGTCTCCTCCATCCACAAGGCGGTGGAGGAAGCGGAGCTGATGGCCGGGGCCGAGATCAGCGCCGTCTATGCGGGCATCGCCGGCGGTCACATCCGCGGCTTCAACTCGCAGGGCGTGGTGGCGGTGAAGGACAAGGAAGTGAAGCAGGGCGATCTCGAGCGCGTCCTCGATGCCGCCCGCGCCATCAACATTCCGCAGGACCGCGAGATCCTCCACGTCCTCCCGCAGGAGTACATCATCGACGAGCAGGACGGCATCCGCGAGCCGCTGGGAATGAGCGGAGTGCGCCTGGAAGCGAAGGTGCACATCGTCACCGCGGCGGTCAGCAGCGCCCAGAACATCGTCAAGTGCTGCGGCCGGACCGGGCTGCAAGTGGCAGACATCGTGCTCGAGCCGCTCGCTTCCGCGGAGGCGGTGCTGGCGGAAGAGGAGAAGGAGCTGGGCGTCGCGCTGGTGGACATCGGCGGCGGCACGACGGATCTGGCGATCTTCTCCGGCGGGGCCATCCAGCACACGAGCGTGATCCCGCTCGGCGGCAACCATCTGACCAACGACATCGCCGTCGGTCTGCGCACGCCGATGGTCGAGGCGGAAAAGATCAAGGTGAAGTTCGGCAGCGCGCAGAGCGCGAGCCTGGACAAGGACGACACCATCGAGGTGCCGAGCGTGGGCGGCCGCGCCCCGCGGGTGCTCAACCGGCGCATCCTCTGCGAGATCATCGAGCCGCGGGTGGAGGAGCTGTTCCAGCTCATCCATCGCGAGATCCAGAAAGCGGGCCAGGAGGATCTGCTCGCGAGCGGGGCGGTCCTCACGGGGGGAACCACGAATCTGCACGGGATGCCGGAGCTGGCCGAGGAGGTGCTCGGGCTGCCCGTGCGCCGCGGCTTGCCGCGCGGGATCGGCGGCCTCACCGACGTTGTGAAGAGCCCGCAGCATGCCACCGCGGTGGGCCTGCTCCTCTACGGCGCGAGGCAAGGCACGCAGAACCGCGCCTATCTGGGCGCCGGCGATGGCGCGTCGATCCGGGAGCGATTCTTGAGCTGGGTCAAGGAGCTGTTCTAA
- a CDS encoding FtsQ-type POTRA domain-containing protein, with the protein MTFKALQMAQVRRAAAELDRAAWRSMFGALLRTVAAAAVSGALSFVGWQVWQWATASDAFALRTVHFSGLVHAREPDLFHRSGLRIGENLLLADLSRAARAIQADPWVASARLERRLPGEVVASIAEHRPAALVELGGLYVLDDEGRLFKRAVADDGLDLPILTGISRQAWVDRKPDLQLRLFAALHLLDTWQASGLSLGTVSEIRLEDGGGFTVFAHDGGAVQEVRLGAGDVSLKLQRLAQMRAALARRGERAERIDLDNPARPDQAAATLADKR; encoded by the coding sequence ATGACCTTCAAGGCCTTGCAGATGGCCCAGGTGCGGCGGGCCGCAGCCGAGCTCGATCGCGCCGCCTGGCGATCGATGTTCGGCGCGCTGTTGCGTACCGTCGCCGCGGCGGCCGTCAGCGGCGCACTGAGCTTCGTCGGATGGCAGGTCTGGCAATGGGCCACGGCATCGGACGCGTTCGCGCTGCGCACCGTCCACTTCAGCGGGCTCGTGCACGCGCGCGAGCCGGACCTGTTCCACCGCAGTGGCCTGCGGATTGGCGAGAACCTGCTCCTTGCCGACCTTTCACGCGCGGCGCGCGCGATCCAGGCGGACCCCTGGGTCGCCTCCGCGCGGCTCGAGCGGAGGCTTCCAGGCGAGGTGGTGGCGAGCATCGCCGAGCACCGGCCCGCGGCGCTGGTCGAGCTCGGAGGGCTGTACGTCCTCGACGACGAAGGTCGCCTCTTCAAGCGGGCCGTGGCGGACGACGGGCTCGACCTTCCCATCCTCACCGGCATCTCGCGGCAGGCGTGGGTCGACCGAAAGCCCGACCTGCAGCTCCGCCTCTTCGCCGCGCTCCACCTGCTCGATACCTGGCAGGCCTCGGGACTCTCGCTCGGGACAGTCTCGGAGATCCGCCTGGAGGACGGCGGTGGTTTCACCGTCTTCGCGCACGACGGCGGCGCCGTGCAGGAGGTCCGCCTCGGCGCGGGCGACGTCTCGTTGAAGCTGCAGCGGCTCGCGCAGATGCGCGCGGCGCTGGCCCGCCGCGGGGAGCGGGCCGAGCGGATCGATCTCGACAACCCGGCGCGTCCCGATCAGGCGGCCGCCACCCTGGCCGACAAGAGGTAG
- the murB gene encoding UDP-N-acetylmuramate dehydrogenase, which translates to MRALLADLRRASRGEVIEMAPLAPRTSVRVGGSAKFWVRPNDPKALIEVLAVLSNAGMPWLSLGGGANTIVGDRGVNGTVIRLGQDLAPEEVDSRGDSVVFTLGAGAAIARFLSLAREHHGIGVAWAAGIPGTVGGLVAMNAGTPLGCMADHLLAVEVAAAEGLRWIDAADLHLGYRHCELPRGCIVTRARCKVRRGSDAELAEQQQVAKADVDRRRATQPLGLPNSGSVFVNPKGDFAGRLIEQAGLKGTTRGGAQISDRHANFIVNLGRATAANVVELIALARATVLAKAGVELKPEVRLVGDFDPPLPGELEPHHLQPAGPDSAKSRQGARP; encoded by the coding sequence ATGAGGGCGCTTCTCGCCGATCTGCGCCGCGCTTCGCGCGGCGAGGTGATCGAGATGGCGCCGCTGGCGCCGCGCACCAGCGTGCGCGTCGGCGGCTCGGCGAAATTCTGGGTGCGCCCCAACGACCCCAAGGCGCTGATCGAGGTGCTCGCCGTGCTCTCCAACGCCGGGATGCCCTGGCTTTCGCTCGGAGGTGGAGCGAACACGATCGTCGGCGATCGGGGCGTCAACGGCACCGTGATCCGGCTGGGGCAGGATCTGGCGCCGGAAGAGGTGGACAGCCGAGGCGACTCGGTCGTGTTCACGCTCGGGGCAGGAGCGGCGATCGCGCGCTTCCTGTCGCTTGCCCGGGAGCACCACGGTATCGGCGTCGCCTGGGCTGCAGGGATTCCCGGTACGGTCGGCGGGCTCGTGGCGATGAACGCCGGGACGCCTTTGGGATGCATGGCCGACCATCTCCTCGCCGTCGAGGTGGCGGCGGCGGAAGGGCTGCGCTGGATCGACGCGGCGGATCTGCATCTGGGCTACCGACATTGCGAGCTGCCGCGCGGCTGCATCGTGACGCGTGCGCGGTGCAAGGTGCGGCGCGGCTCGGATGCGGAGCTGGCCGAACAGCAGCAGGTGGCGAAAGCCGATGTCGATCGGCGCCGCGCCACCCAGCCGCTCGGCCTGCCCAATTCGGGCTCCGTGTTCGTCAACCCCAAGGGGGATTTCGCGGGCCGCCTGATCGAGCAGGCCGGGCTGAAGGGGACTACGCGCGGCGGGGCGCAGATCAGCGACCGGCACGCGAACTTCATCGTCAATCTCGGACGCGCGACGGCGGCCAACGTCGTAGAGTTGATCGCGCTGGCGCGCGCTACCGTGCTGGCGAAGGCCGGCGTGGAGCTGAAGCCCGAGGTGCGGCTCGTCGGCGACTTCGACCCGCCGCTCCCGGGGGAGCTGGAACCTCACCATCTCCAGCCGGCGGGTCCCGATTCTGCGAAGTCCCGGCAGGGGGCGCGACCATGA